A window of Mycobacterium bourgelatii genomic DNA:
TGCAGGCCGGCTTCAACGACATGGTCCGCGATCTGTCCGAGCGGCAGCGGCTCCGTGACCTGTTCGGCCGCTACGTGGGCGAAGACGTGGCGCGGCGGGCCCTGGAGCGCGGCACCGAGTTGGGCGGGCAGGAGCGCGATGTGGCGGTGCTGTTCGTGGACCTGGTGGGCTCCACCCAGCTGGCCGCGACGCGGCCGCCCGCCGAGGTCGTCAGCCTGCTCAACGAGTTCTTCCGGGTGGTGGTCGACACGATCGGTCGCCACGGCGGCTTCGTCAACAAGTTCCAGGGCGACGCGGCGCTGGCCATCTTTGGCGCGCCCATCGAACACCCCGACGCTTCAGGTGGCGCCCTGGCGGCCGCCCGCGAGTTGCACGACGAGCTCTTGCCGGTGCTGGGTTCGGCGGAATTCGGCATCGGTGTGTCGGCGGGCCGCGCCATCGCCGGTCACATCGGCGCCCAGGCCCGGTTCGAATACACCGTCATCGGCGACCCGGTGAACGAGGCGGCTCGACTCACGGAGTTGGCCAAACTCGAAGAGGGCCACGTGCTGGCGTCGGCGATCGCGGTCAGCGGCGCGCTGGACGCCGAGGCGCTGTGCTGGGATGTCGGCGAGGTCGTGGAGCTGCGCGGCCGCGCCGCACCCACCCAGCTGGCCCGGCCGTTGAACCTGGCCCCCGCTCCCCCGGATGCCGAGGAAGTCTCCGACCAAGACGAAGCTGAAGACGAAGCTGAAGACGAAGCCGAAGAGATTCCCAGCGAGGCCAGCCACTAGCCGTCGACAAACGTGACCGTCTCGTCGAGTGGCGCCCGACGGTAACGATCCTCACGCTGCTCGGGGTTTTCGTAGCCGATCGACATGCCGCAGAACAGGATCAGGTTGTCGGGCGGCGACAGCACGTCGGCGACGGTCTTGCGATAGACCGACCACGCCATCTGCGCACAACTGTGCAGCCCTTCGGCGCGCAGGAGCAGCATGACGGTCTGCAGATACATGCCGACGTCGGCCCACTGCGCCGAACCCAGGTCACGGTCGATGTAGCAGAACAGGGCGGCGGGTGCGCCGAAGCAGTCCCAATTCGCCACGGCGGCGCGTTGCCGGCCCTCGACGTCGTCGCGGGCGATGCCGAGCCCGCCGTAGCGCTGCTCACCGAACGCCGCGCGGCGCTGGCGGTACGGAGCCTTCATGGCCGGCGGATACATCTGATACTCGGGCTCGTCCCAGTCGTCGCCGATGGCGACCCGTTCGCTGGCGCGTTTCTTGATTTCGGCCAGCGGCGCACCCGTCACGACGTAGCAGTTCCAGGGCTGGATGTTCGAACCCGACGGCGCCCAGGCCGCGGCTTTGAGGACGCGCTCCAGAACTTCCTTGGGCACTGGCCGATCGATGAATCCACGTACCGCCCGCCTGGTCGTTACTGCCTCATATACGTCCATCACGCACCTCGCTGTCCGTTTGGATTCCTACGTATATGATCGTATCATTCAATACTGTTTCATTCAATACTAGTTGACCAGGCGGGTCAGCAGGTCCTTGAGCTGCTCGGCTTCACCCGGCTTCAAGCCTGCGACCAGCCGCGCGGCCAGCGGTTCCGCGGCGGCGTGCGCGGCATCGAATAGCTCCAGACCCTGCGGGGTGATCTCGACCGCCCGAGCCCGCCGATCACCGGGAACGGCGTTACGTATTGCCAACCCCTTGCGTTCTAGGTCGTCTACCACCCGCATGATTCCGGCCTTGTCCGAACCCGTCGCCTCCACCAGGTCCTGCTGGCGAGTGGGGCCCCGGTCGGCCAGGACGATCAGCACCGCGAAATGGCGCAACTCAATGCCGAGCGGCCGCAGCGCCTCCGACATCACCGCGGCCGCGTGCCAGTGGGCGCGGCGCAGGAGCAGACCGAGGGCGAAGGGCGAGGTATCGCCCGGGCGACCGGTGGCGCGCGCGGGGCGGGAATCTTCGGTGTGGTCGGTGTGGGTGCCGGACATGGCCCGACGGTATCAACGGTTCGTTTCAGTCGATACGGTTTCCCGTGAAACGCTTGAACGCCTGGGCGCGGGCTAGCGGTTAGCCGCGCTTCACGCCTTCTTCGCGGCGGTCTTCTTGGCCGCCGTCTTCTTCGCCGGCGCCTTT
This region includes:
- a CDS encoding nitroreductase, translating into MDVYEAVTTRRAVRGFIDRPVPKEVLERVLKAAAWAPSGSNIQPWNCYVVTGAPLAEIKKRASERVAIGDDWDEPEYQMYPPAMKAPYRQRRAAFGEQRYGGLGIARDDVEGRQRAAVANWDCFGAPAALFCYIDRDLGSAQWADVGMYLQTVMLLLRAEGLHSCAQMAWSVYRKTVADVLSPPDNLILFCGMSIGYENPEQREDRYRRAPLDETVTFVDG
- a CDS encoding MarR family winged helix-turn-helix transcriptional regulator; protein product: MSGTHTDHTEDSRPARATGRPGDTSPFALGLLLRRAHWHAAAVMSEALRPLGIELRHFAVLIVLADRGPTRQQDLVEATGSDKAGIMRVVDDLERKGLAIRNAVPGDRRARAVEITPQGLELFDAAHAAAEPLAARLVAGLKPGEAEQLKDLLTRLVN